From the genome of Ailuropoda melanoleuca isolate Jingjing chromosome 5, ASM200744v2, whole genome shotgun sequence:
TACATGGTGGTGAGAACtggtctgttttcatttttacagaattGTTCTGGTTGCTGGGTGGAGGACACAGGAGATGCTGAGAGAAGGGTTGGGCCTTGGAAAAGAGCTACACTTCTTCCTCTAAGAAAGAAGGATACTGTAGACTCAGAAACTTTCGGGTGAAGGGGAAATGGTGCTCACTCAGGAGCTTTGGTGCCAATCAAGATTTGGGAATTGTCAAGCAGCAAGACGTGTTGAGTTGGTGCTAGCAGTTTGTACTGAGCCAAGATGGCGGGATTTCGTGTTTTTGCAACATTAGGACCCAGCATTGGAGATAGAACTGGTGTGCCTGGGGAGAGACTGACAGAGAATGTCTACAGCAGAAAGCctatttggggggtggggaggatgggagcAGAAAGAACAGACCAGCTGAAACAGAAGTTCCCGTGGGGACTTGGTGAAGGCGTGGAAATGTGTCAGTGGCTGAAATGTAGATGGTCAgccttgtcaaaaaaaaaaaaaaaaaaaaaggttactttCGATTTTCATggagaatttgaaagaaaaatggctgaactcatttttaaaagagtaaacaCTTTGAGTTCTCTTTAAAAGTTCTTGTGGCCTGATGCCAGAGATAGAAACAAGTCAGAgaatgtttgttcattttttttccacttgagctgggtactgcctttttttttgggggggggggttaaactTTTGTTAAactttaagtcatctctacccccatcgtggggctccagctcacaaccccaaggtctgGAGTCATACCCtccactgacagccagccaggcaccacgaCTTCATTCATATTTTACCTCTTACCTTGGTCCTTAGGTTAGTTGCTCTTCCCAGGTCCTAAGTGCAGAGAGCGACTACAGGCAGGCtgggcaaagggaaaataaaaatagctaccCCGCTGGCCTTGCTAAAATGAGGCTGTGAAATTTAGGCGGTTATTGCCCTCCAGTGGCCAACCCTGGAAACAGCAGCCAAGAAACCTGTGTTCCAGGGcaatgttttcagtgttttccagaTCAGCAAGGATCAGcaacacctgggaacttgttagaaatgcaagatCTCGGGATCCATCCCTGAACTACTGAATCAGACACTTTGCTGGATCCCATTCCCCATGCCTTTTAAGAAGCCCCTCAGATGATCCTGATAAATGTTAAGAGGTtgaaaactcttttaaaatgattttaatttgtgcccaacatgaggctccaactcatgaccccaagatcaagcctgccaggtgccccaaatgagctgtttgtagtttttttttttttttaagattttttaatttctttattcgacagagatagagacagccagcgagagagggaacacaagcagggggagtgggagaggaagaagcaggctcatagaggaagagcccgatgtggggctcgatcccacaacgctgggatcacgccctgagccgaaggcagacgcttaaccgctgtgccacccaggcgcccctgtttgtagttttttgtttttttttttaaatctctatgcccagcatgaGGCTCAAAACTCCGACCTagagatcgagtcacatgctttactgagccagcgaggcgccACTGAAGACCACTCGTCCTAACCCCTGCCGTCATTGCCTACCTTCCTCCCCAAAATGCACTGTCTTCTAACTTCTAGTTTCAAAAATAGCAGAAATTCCTGTTTGAAGTTAATCCTATCCCTCTATGTTCTGATTTCCAACACCTGTCTCCCGAAGACCTTACTCTATCAACGAAACCCCCAGCACCTGTCCTCAAGAATCCAACATCATCATCAGGCCTAGTGACGTCTGCTCTGCAGAACCGCTTTTTGGGGAAGAGCAGCCTACACTGCTTTTCTTCTCACTTTGTCCACTGAAACTGCTCTTAAAAGGAGCCACcaatttttcttcccccagaaacCGCTCTCGGGAGTTTCcctccttccactctccctgtccctcccacacTCAAATCTCctctctgggcaaccccgcaggCACGGTAGGTTCAACCACAGGTGGATGAACGTCCACCCACACGGCCTGCAGCTCCAGCGATCCGTGAAAAGCTGTTGCCCTAGGTCCCAAGGGTTGTGCCGAGTGCTGACCCATGGCATTTACTCTGTACCTATGGTCTTTTATGTTCAGAACATCCCTTCGCGAGTATCTCAATACCCATACTGACCTCACAGCAGAACAAATGTTAACTCCCCAAAGGGACCGAATAACAGATTCCACAGAGGTCTGTACTAACGTATGTAAGACAGCAGACaacagctgggtttttttttttaaacaaagagccCAAACACACTAGGGGTTTAAATAAGCTGCTTCTCTTTCCACTGTTTATTAatgtacaaaatatacaaaatcaaaagaaaaaaaaactcatccCTCAAATCCATCATGGCTCTAACCCAAGACCCTGCACAAAAGCCAACCGATCCACTGTTTTCATAGAAAACAACTGGTGCCGAGACCTGGGAaggagagggctggggaagggcgCGTCAGCTTGCGGCGCCCACCCAGGAAGGCACCTGGGGGGACTCGGAGGTGGCTGAcagggcagggagccagaggcctCACACCGACAAGGTTCCAGGTGGGGCAGAGTGTGCCAGCTCCCGAGGGCAGTGCATGTAGTGTGACGGTCAGGCCCGGCGGGCGGGCAAGTTGATGAAAAGCTGGTCTCACTGAAGGGTCTTACAAAGTTTCCAGAATGAGCTGCAGGCAAGGGTGGGCCAACACCAGCAGCCTCACCTACGCCAGCTACAACTTCCACTGGATGCAGCCGTGAACTGACCACCACCGAACCTAGCGGACCCATGATGCAGACTTGGGTATTCACAGAAGGTTGCAAAGTCTTGAGAAAGGACTCAATGGAAAGCCTGTGTCAGGGCAGAAGTGGGGAGGATGTATTCCAGAACTCAAATCCAGCCTGATTGAGCCCGCTCAGTGCAGTGGGATATATAATACCCCTTTTaccatctccccaccccatgaGAAGAATGAACTTGGCTGGGATGATTTCATAAGTGCAGCTGATCCCGCGTcagttgtgtgtgcatgtggaggACCCACAACAGGAGAGTAGAGGTGTTCTCCAGAATAACCAGCTTTAGGTTCTCAGGCATAAAGGGTAATACTGGAAAGGGGTTTGGGGTTATAGGGCAAATCTCCTCAAAAAATGAAGCCAACTGGGTCTTCTCTTCAGCAGTCCAGGGTACAGAATGTATCCAGTCTTTCTCCTCCCCAGACTGGAGGAAAGTATGTACATCGATGCGCACCAGTGATCAGAAACCCCCAGAAACCCAAGCAGGTGGGAACTGAGGGGGCCGGCTCCTCATCAGCTGGGGACGGGGAATGTGGGCCTCACAGAAGCCATAACAAGGTGGAAGGAGCAAGGCTGCAGTCCAcagggtgtgtgtgggtggggcagaggaggtgGTCCTTAGGGCAGGGGGGGCCCATTGACACCCGGGTGGTAGAAGGCACAGTTGTTCTCATAGCGGCAGTTGCCCTTCATCATGAAATGTCGGCAAACAGGGCGGTTTGACATGTCTGTGGGAATGATAGTGGAATCGTTAGAACGCGGCTAAGAGGTTGATGCCACCcttgccccccatccccaccccgtCCATAGCATCCTGAAAACTAACTTTCAGGGAGACATGGAATCATGGATTTGAGTGTAGGGCAAAGGGTAGCAACTGCCAGGCATACTGAAAAGAGGGTGATTTTGTATCTGGCTTAGCGCACCCACGGTAGTGATGCTCCCCCCAAACTTGCATGGGACACCAGAAGCCACGTGGCGAGCAGGAACCATTCTCACCTCCTCCATGGCTGTGGCCTCCATCGTGCCCTCGGTGGCCCCCTCCTCCATGGCCAGGGCCATCATGGCCACGGTGCTCATGAGGTGGTGGCCCTCGATGGTCATGGCCTCGGTGACCAGGGACATCGTGAGGCCGGTGGCCATGGGGCCCCCCATGTCCGGGACCTTCATGCGGGCGATGTCCACCACTTCCACCCATGCTCCCACCAGGGCCTTCATGGGGGCGATGTCCACCTCCAGCACCCATTCCTCCACCAGGACCTTCATGGGGACGATGTCCACTGCCTCCGCCCATGCCACTGCCAGGGCCTTCATGAGGACGATGGCCACTGCCACTGCCCATGCCACCACCAGGGCCTTCGTGGGGACGatgtcccccacctccacccatgCCACCACCAGGGCCTTCGTGAGGACGATGTCCACTGCTGCTGCTCATGCCCCCGCCAGGGCCTTCATGTGGACGATGCCCACCGCCTCCAACCATGCCCCCACCAGGGCCCCCTCGTCCATTTGGGGGCCCTCCCCCAGAGCGGCCTCCTCTGGCCCCccggaagggaggaggaggaggtggttcATTTCCTCCTCGGCCACCACGGCCTCTATGGTACGGCCCTGGACCAGGTCCTGGACCCCCCCGCATCGGGCCACCCCGCATGGGGTCACCCGGGCCATCCCAGAAGGGATCACCCCCtcgtggagggggtgggggacccaAGAGACGTGGACCCACTGGCCCACCAGGGCCTCCATGAGGACCTGTTAGGGAACAAAAGAGACAGTATCAGCTGCCTGTTACACGCAGGGACGGCCTCTCCCAGCCTAAATCACCTCCCACCTTTGGGTCAATCCTACACTATTACCAGACTGCAATTGGGCAGGTAAACCCATTCCAACCTCTCACTTACCACCTACCTGGCATAGGTCCCCCAGGCCCAGGGGGGAAGTGCTGCATGGCCTTGGGGCCCCCAGGGCCTCCTGGTGGGAAACCATTGGCGATTGGACCAGGGCCTAATAGTCCATGTggcactattaaaaaaaaaaaaaaaaaaaaagtagagcaaGAGGACCCTAGAAGAGTGGCTGGACTGCCTACTTAGGTGTGCCTCTCTGGCCCTCTCAGACCAACTTGGCAGAGCGACGCTCTGTCCAgtcttcccctcccacccagcaGCACTATCCCTGCCCACCACTCCCTGCTTGCCCCCAACTCCAcagcaggccccctcccccaggccccagggctggCCCTGAGGATTACCAAGCATCTGCTTGATCTTGTCTGAATAGTCTGGTTGCTTCAGGAGTTCCTCTGAGGAATGACTACTCGGGCTACCCTGTGAGGCAAGATGAATAAAGAGCAAGATCAACAGAGTGTAAGGGTAAGAGCtgtcagagagaggagacagatcAGAGGGTAAGTGAGAAGACGCGTACTGGGGTACAAAGAGAGGCAGATTCCAGAGGAAGGCGGGCTCATACCATGATGGAAGTGAGGATCTCCTGGACATTGATACCTCCTCcaactccaggaccctgggggctCTTCCCAGCACCCATGCTTCCCATGAGATTGGCCAGGACGGGAGGCAACTTGGAGCCACCTGCCCCATCAGGTGAGCCACCAGCTCCCCCGGGCTCTAGGGTCTCAATATATGGGGTCTCATCCATGGAACACTCCTGTAAGAACAGGACAACAATCAGGACTaactttgaaagaataaagagacattccatttgaaatggaaatgaaatgtcGAAAGACACATTAAAATCAATCACAACCTCCATCAGCACGTAGCGTGGGCTCACCTCATCTAGGGGGATGAGCTTCGGGGGTACAGGTTCATAGGGTTCAGGATCAGGTTCATGAGGACTGTTAGGAATGCCACaggtgatgaaaaaaaaaaaaaaaaaaagaatgacagtcAAATTATTCAAGCCCTCACATTCCCTCCTAGCCTTCACTCGCTTCTGAATACCACAGGGCACGTTCCCCCCAAGAGTCCAAGCACTTAACACGAACCTGGTTCATGCCCGAGATGTGAACCCTGTTTTGCTCACCTTTCCTTGTTCAGGAAGAGCTCCTGAAGGATTCCTTTCTCCCGCTCAGCCTGGATGTATCGCTCCTGGCTGTTGCTTCCAGGGGTGACAAGGGGTGAGGGCAGAACCAGGGGCCGCGGGCACACCCAGGGCACCTTCTCCTCCATGTTGTCATGGCTCAGACGCCGGGCCGTCTCAAATGCATGACGGTCTGACAGTATCTCTCGCTTAGCTGCCTCGCCAAAGTCCTTGATCTTATTCACATTTACTAttggcaagaagaaaaaagagaaaaaataaacacaaccaaGTCTTTTTTAAACTCTCTATACCCACCTACTACACAAGAATCTTGACCGCTAACCTCGTTCAGTTTCATCCagttcaaaatagaaatattctcTCAGTTTGCCCTCCTCAGGCCACGTCAcagtcttcctcttcctgcctttcCGGGTCAGTTGGCTAGGATCTCCAGGACTCTCCACTGGCTTTGTATCCAGTGCTCCTGGCTCCAAAGAGGCTGTAAGCAGGAGAGGTTTCAGACCCAAGTCCTTCCTTTTAGAAAACCCCCAAACTTGAACCAATTTCTAGACCTACCTGTATCCATGAGCTCTGGGACTTCAACAGGgggaactgggg
Proteins encoded in this window:
- the PPP1R10 gene encoding serine/threonine-protein phosphatase 1 regulatory subunit 10 — translated: MGSGPIDPKELLKGLDSFLNRDGEVKSVDGISKIFSLMKEARKMVSRCTYLNILLQTQSPEILVKFIDVGGYKLLNNWLTYSKTTNNIPLLQQILLTLQHLPLTVDHLKQNNTAKLVKQLSKSSEDEELRKLASVLVSDWMAVIRSQSSTQPAEKDKKKRKEEGKSRTTPPERPLTEVKAETRAEEAPEKKKEKPKSLRTTAPSHAKFRSTGLELETPSLVPVKKNASAVVVSDKYNLKPIPLKRQSATVAPGDAAPPAEKKYKPLNTTPNATKEIKVKIIPPQPMEGLGFLDALNSAPVPGIKIKKKKKVLSPTAAKPSPFEGKTSTEPSTAKPSSPEPAPPCEAMDTDRPGTPVPPVEVPELMDTASLEPGALDTKPVESPGDPSQLTRKGRKRKTVTWPEEGKLREYFYFELDETERVNVNKIKDFGEAAKREILSDRHAFETARRLSHDNMEEKVPWVCPRPLVLPSPLVTPGSNSQERYIQAEREKGILQELFLNKESPHEPDPEPYEPVPPKLIPLDEECSMDETPYIETLEPGGAGGSPDGAGGSKLPPVLANLMGSMGAGKSPQGPGVGGGINVQEILTSIMGSPSSHSSEELLKQPDYSDKIKQMLVPHGLLGPGPIANGFPPGGPGGPKAMQHFPPGPGGPMPGPHGGPGGPVGPRLLGPPPPPRGGDPFWDGPGDPMRGGPMRGGPGPGPGPYHRGRGGRGGNEPPPPPPFRGARGGRSGGGPPNGRGGPGGGMVGGGGHRPHEGPGGGMSSSSGHRPHEGPGGGMGGGGGHRPHEGPGGGMGSGSGHRPHEGPGSGMGGGSGHRPHEGPGGGMGAGGGHRPHEGPGGSMGGSGGHRPHEGPGHGGPHGHRPHDVPGHRGHDHRGPPPHEHRGHDGPGHGGGGHRGHDGGHSHGGDMSNRPVCRHFMMKGNCRYENNCAFYHPGVNGPPLP